In Spinacia oleracea cultivar Varoflay chromosome 5, BTI_SOV_V1, whole genome shotgun sequence, a single window of DNA contains:
- the LOC110784413 gene encoding uncharacterized protein: protein MSRVAVWSQSDVDALIEADKKAGGDYGRTQSVDVAYGERHHPRLPRDMRGSYIAKEVLNVLTSRFERIEEQMHNQGEVLRSMKLDLSRIVGVREQDSGLKDTQSGGTSGGSVGGVVVCPALGGTQTMRPTTIPTATAQQFGVPSPAGFAPAFGSARGFGTRGFGFPPPSTSVSLVLVSDPITPGPSSAVTSDVLGFMAPSSSDCSVPTKSMTALQTEVQSPAQKPVITTEILKGVSPLRSSRKSRTDMEKELVAFIKECQGNSKDEGPELIEYDGLCLSKYQMDRRMAMDEYAGIE from the exons ATGTCGAGGGTGGCTGTGTGGTCCCAATCTGATGTCGATGCCCTGATAGAGGCAGACAAAAAAGCTGGAGGTGACTATGGAAGAACTCAG TCTGTTGATGTTGCTTACGGCGAGAGACACCATCCTCGATTGCCAAGAGATATGCGGGGTTCCTACATTGCAAAAGAG GTTCTGAATGTTTTAACAAGCCGATTTGAGAGAATCGAGGAGCAAATGCACAACCAAGGAGAGGTTTTAAGAAGTATGAAACTTGATTTGTCAAGAATAGTAGGGGTGAGGGAACAAGATAGTGGGTTGAAGGACACTCAAAGTGGAGGTACAAGTGGTGGTAGTGTGGGTGGTGTGGTTGTTTGCCCTGCTCTCGGAGGTACGCAGACAATGAGGCCAACCACAATTCCTACGGCCACTGCACAGCAGTTTGGAGTTCCGTCGCCGGCGGGTTTTGCACCGGCCTTTGGTTCAGCTCGGGGTTTTGGCACCCGAGGCTTTGGGTTCCCTCCTCCTTCCACTTCAGTCTCTCTAGTTTTGGTGAGTGATCCTATAACCCCTGGTCCTTCTTCTGCGGTTACCTCAGATGTTCTTGGATTTATGGCTCCCTCTTCCTCTGATTGTTCTGTCCCTACGAAATCTATGACCGCGCTACAGACTGAAGTACAATCTCCTGCTCAGAAGCCG GTAATCACCACTGAAATTTTAAAGGGAGTTTCACCTCTTAGGAGCTCCCGGAAGAGTCGTACTGATATGGAGAAGGAATTGGTTGCTTTCATCAAGGAGTGCCAGGGAAATAGCAA GGATGAAGGACCAGAGTTGATTGAGTACGATGGTTTATGTCTAAGCAAATATCAGATGGATCGAAGGATGGCAATGGATGAGTATGCGGGGATAGAATAA